The genomic DNA AAGGGGGCGGCGGTTGCTGgcgacggcgggggcggcgaaggaggaggaggcgatctGGAGGCCGCGGGGGGTGCGGGGagcgaggagggggaggagaaggTGGCGGTGTTCTCCGTGTCCGGGATGACGTGCGCCGCGTGCGCGGGGTCGGTGGAGAAGGCCGTGAAGCGGCTCCCGGGCATCCTcaacgccgccgtcgacgtcctCGGGGGCCGCGCGCAGGTCGTCTTCTACCCGGTCTTCGTCTCGGTGAGCTCCGGGCACGCTGATGGATCTTGTTTATGTggtgtttttcttcttctgaaaaACTGTTTATGCGACGTTTACAGTAATGCAGAGCTTTAGATTGTCCTGTGGAAACACTTTTCTGAAGAAACATCTTTTTGTTCATTAAAGATACAGTTTCAAACGTGTAGCTCGGTAGTTGCTATGGCCTATGGGCATCTGGGCAGTGTTTCCTTTTCCCAATCACGATCCGCACTCGCTGACGTGGGCTTCGTGGTCCTTGCTCGAGACATTTGAAATCAGCTCACCCGTAAGAGATTTGTCTTAAGGAAAAAAATATGCTATTGCAAAATGCTGAGACGTGTAGTGTTACTTGACAAAGGATTTTTGTGGCCTTAATTGATGCTTCAAGTTAATAATTGATACGAAATGGACTGTGAATAAGAGTACTTCCTCCTTCGCATTTATTTGCTTCCTAAGGACAGGAAGACAGCTTTGCTTCTGATGTACATGGTGGTTCTGCGTATGCGTATCGCTGGCAAGTTTTCAGCAACAAGTGCGGGCTGCCTTCAATCAAATTAGAATTGAAGCCCTACATGACATCTCCCAGAAGATCATAATTCCCAACATAAGCTAAGGTGTCTATCAAAAATTGAGTTGCATATATATAGCTTTCATCTTTTCTTTCCCCCTAATTTTCTGCACCTCATGGAACGCTGATGCATATTATTGATTTTTCCTTGTTGAATTTGTGTCTGCTACTTCATTCCCTCTGCATTCCATTTCAAAGTTCATATTGTTGATCTGTTCACTCGGTATTCTACTAGGTACACCAAGTACCTAATTGATTATTAAACCGTTTAGTTTGGAGCAAGATTCAATTATTCATTTATAATTTGATTCTCACATTTCCCATAATTACCTGCTTTCATCAATTGCACATTTGGCATACATAATCTCAATCTTGTCTGCCATCAGTATCGCTTGATaacttattttttaaaaaagaatatCAACTTGGTAGGCACACCGCTTCTCATTTCACTAGAATCTTGAAATCATTACAATGAATGATTTTTCTATTAATGGAAGTCATTTTCATGCAGCATGCACAGCTCTTGCTATGCATGATGGGAAACACTTCATGTGATTGCCCCTGTAGGACTACAAAAAGTTTTATCTCATATTTCAACCTGATGATTGCTTATTCACACACTATTTTATTGGATGGTTTCTATGATTTGGATGCTGCCTATTCTTTCTGCATACTGTAACTTCAACCAGTAACAACTATACTAATATAATGAATAAGATATATTGTCCCATTTATGGATAAAATATAGTGACTAAGATGTTGAATAGTAACTCGATTCTGTTTCATTGGACGTTTTTAAGATGAAAATATTTTAACTAGAAAACTAGTACTACAGTTTTCATCTCTGGTGCCCAGATCTTAAGATGTTTCATGGCACAGATTCTGTaggataaaaaaaatacaaaaaagatGGACTCAACATTAGCATGTATGAAGAAATTCTTTTCTTAACAAATGTAGGTACAAAACCTCTTTTGGTTTTGACTTAAGGTATCACCAAGCTATATTTAGTATTGCTTTCATGAACCCACTTAGAACAGAAACTTCTCTCTTTGTAGCCTGGACCAATATCTGTGCATGATCTAGTATCTGCGCACTTCCTTGGATAGTACCTCCTTTACCAATATCACCTTTTAATTATTGAGAATCGGAAAAGGAATACCCTTTTTGTAAAACTGTTAGGTTCCTGAAAACTAAAGACAGTTTTATGTACACTCATttatcgggtcgggtcgggttcgggtcgggtcaaaTAGAAACCTGGTGTGTTTTTGTCAGCCCGAACCAGGCCCGACCCAACCATCAGGTTGGATTTTTTTGCCCGAACCTAACCATGCCCGATCCAACACATGGTTGGGTCAAACCCGATTTTTCGCATACAaatttcgggtcgggtcgggtttcgggtaaaaaaaatttggccTGCACCCAGCCCGAGTTTTGCGTCGGGTCGAAAATTTCAGCCTGAGCCCAACCCACATGTTGATCGGGTTAGTCGGGTCGGGTTTATCGGGTCGGGCGGCCCATGATCAGGTATAGTTTTATGATTGATGAGTGATGACTATGCAAAGCTAATACATTTACAACAAATAGCATCCATTTGCAAACTTTGTCCTACTAAATAAACCAATTCAAAACATCATGGTCATTACATGCCTGAAAAAGCCTGGCCTAACAAGACGAACCTGAACTTTGGGAGGTGATTGAAAAAACACAACATTTATTAATATTATACGTAGTGGATGCGCAAGTATACCCAACATTTATAGGTGATAGATCGGCTTGTGAATGCCCCTTCTTGGCATGTTTCCCTTTACACACTACAGAAAAGTTGTATTTTTGCAGTTCGTTTGAATTATTCAATATCCAAGCTCATACCTCCCAGTTGATCCAGACAATATCGTCATACATGGAAATTCTCTGATCGCTCTGTTATTTGTGTTTAGTGATGAACGGTTAATAGAAAAccattcaaattttagctttagATTGGTTAGAGTTTTTTTTGTCATGTTTTTATAGAGAATGAAGACAAGTCATTTTAATTCTTGTTTCCAGAATGAGCACATGTCATTTTAATTCTTGTTTCCAACATATTTATTTATAGATTATGATCATGTAAACCTTCTGGACAGGAGAACATAATTACAGAAGCCATCGAGGATGTTGGTTTTGAAGCTAAGTTGATTGATGAGGAAGTCATGGAAAAGAACATTCTACTATGCAGGCTACATATAAAAGGAATGGCCTGCAAGTATTGCACAAGCACAGTTCAATTTGTCTTGCAAGCTTCCCCTGGAGTTCAAAGAGCTTCAGTTGCACTTGCTACTGAAGAGGCAGAGATCCGTTATGATCGCAGGATTGTTTCTGCTGGCCAGCTAATCCAAGTAGTGGAAGAAACTGGCTTTGAAGCGATACTAGTCACCACAGGAGAAGATCGGAGCAGGATTGACCTCAAAATGGATGGTGTTCTCGATGAGAGGTCGTTAATGATCGTGAAAAGCTCTGTACAGGCTCTTCCTGGTGTGGAAAACATTAAAATCGACACTAAATTACACAAGGTCACCATCTCATACAAGCCTGAACAGACAGGTCCCCGGGACCTCATCGAGGTCATCAAGTCAGCTACATCTGGTCTTGTCAATGCATCAATATATCTGGAAGCAGATGGAAGGGACCAGCATAGGTATGTGGAAATCAAACAATACAGGCAGTCTTTCTTGTGGAGCTTAATATTCACCATTCCAGTTTTTCTCACCTCCATGGTGTTCATGTACATCCCTTGGTTGAAGGctggactggaaagaaaggttTTCAACATGATGAGCACTGGTGAACTATTGCGGTGGATTTTATCAACACCAGTCCAATTTGTTATTGGTCGCAAATTCTATGCTGGTGCTTACAAAGCAATGTGCCGTGGCTCACCGAACATGGATGTGCTTATTGCTCTAGGGACGAACACAGCTTACTTCTACTCAGTTTACTCGGTTCTTCGAGCAGCTACCTCTGCGAATTACATGTCAACTGATTTCTTTGAGACTAGTTCCATGCTGATATCATTTATCCTTCTTGGAAAGTACCTTGAGATCTTGGCAAAAGGAAAGACCTCCGAAGCTATCGCCAAGCTGATGGATCTTGCACCGGAAACTGCAATACTGTTGATACATGACCATGAAGGGAATGTGGTAGGAGAGAAAGAGATTGACAGCAGATTGATCCAGAAAAATGATGTTATTAAAGTAGTCCCAGGTGGAAAAGTTGCTTCTGATGGCTTTGTTATATGGGGCCAGAGCCATGTGAATGAAAGCATGATTACTGGAGAATCACGACCAGTAGCAAAGAGGAAGGGTGACACTGTAATTGGAGGGACGGTGAATGAGAATGGTGTGCTCCATGTACGGGCAACATTTGTCGGGTCAGAGAGTGCACTGGCACAGATTGTAAGGCTAGTTGAGTCAGCGCAAATGGCAAAAGCTCCTGTCCAGAAGTTTGCTGATCAGATATCTAGAGTCTTTGTCCCCCTGGTAAGGCCATTTACATTATATTGATCCAATCTATGGTCTACTCTTATGAAAAAAATGCTGAACATTCAGCTTCGTGCTTTCAGgtgattcttttttctttgcttACTTGGCTCGCATGGTTCGTGGCCGGGAGGCTCCATAGCTACCCTAACTCATGGCTACCACCATCCATGGATAGTTTTCAGCTAGCTCTTCAGTTTGGGATATCGGTTATGGTGATTGCCTGTCCTTGCGCCCTAGGACTTGCAACTCCAACTGCCGTGATGGTTGCAACTGGAGTTGGTGCCTCGCAGGGCGTTCTGATCAAGGGTGGGCAGGCTCTGGAGAGTGCACAGAAGGTATGGAATAATGTCATCTATTGTGTGTGGACTTACATGTTTACAGAAAAATCATTGAGTTGTTCATAAATATTAAATCATGGTACTT from Panicum virgatum strain AP13 chromosome 7N, P.virgatum_v5, whole genome shotgun sequence includes the following:
- the LOC120681627 gene encoding copper-transporting ATPase HMA5-like isoform X2, whose protein sequence is MGATTRGLLLSCFHGGGSEVSRLLALRPRYPSMPRRPKGAAVAGDGGGGEGGGGDLEAAGGAGSEEGEEKVAVFSVSGMTCAACAGSVEKAVKRLPGILNAAVDVLGGRAQVVFYPVFVSENIITEAIEDVGFEAKLIDEEVMEKNILLCRLHIKGMACKYCTSTVQFVLQASPGVQRASVALATEEAEIRYDRRIVSAGQLIQVVEETGFEAILVTTGEDRSRIDLKMDGVLDERSLMIVKSSVQALPGVENIKIDTKLHKVTISYKPEQTGPRDLIEVIKSATSGLVNASIYLEADGRDQHRYVEIKQYRQSFLWSLIFTIPVFLTSMVFMYIPWLKAGLERKVFNMMSTGELLRWILSTPVQFVIGRKFYAGAYKAMCRGSPNMDVLIALGTNTAYFYSVYSVLRAATSANYMSTDFFETSSMLISFILLGKYLEILAKGKTSEAIAKLMDLAPETAILLIHDHEGNVVGEKEIDSRLIQKNDVIKVVPGGKVASDGFVIWGQSHVNESMITGESRPVAKRKGDTVIGGTVNENGVLHVRATFVGSESALAQIVRLVESAQMAKAPVQKFADQISRVFVPLVILFSLLTWLAWFVAGRLHSYPNSWLPPSMDSFQLALQFGISVMVIACPCALGLATPTAVMVATGVGASQGVLIKGGQALESAQKVDCIVFDKTGTLTIGKPVVVDTRLLKNTVLREFYDYAAAAEINSEHPLAKAIVEHAKKLHPEETHIWPEARNFISVTGHGVKAEVSDKSIIVGNKSFMLSSVIDIPSEALEILMEEEERARTGIIVAMDREVVGIISVSDPIKPNAHEVISYLKSMNVESIMVTGDNWGTANAISKEVGIEKIIAEAKPEQKAEMVKELQLSGRTVAMVGDGINDSPALVSADVGLAIGAGTDVAIEAADIVLMKSNLEDVITAIDLSKKTFFRIRMNYVWALGYNVIGIPIAAGVLFPSTGFRLPPWVAGAAMAASSVSVVCWSLLLRYYKSPKIVSS
- the LOC120681627 gene encoding copper-transporting ATPase HMA5-like isoform X1 — encoded protein: MGATTRGLLLSCFHGGGSEVSRLLALRPRYPSMPRRPKGAAVAGDGGGGEGGGGDLEAAGGAGSEEGEEKVAVFSVSGMTCAACAGSVEKAVKRLPGILNAAVDVLGGRAQVVFYPVFVSENIITEAIEDVGFEAKLIDEEVMEKNILLCRLHIKGMACKYCTSTVQFVLQASPGVQRASVALATEEAEIRYDRRIVSAGQLIQVVEETGFEAILVTTGEDRSRIDLKMDGVLDERSLMIVKSSVQALPGVENIKIDTKLHKVTISYKPEQTGPRDLIEVIKSATSGLVNASIYLEADGRDQHRYVEIKQYRQSFLWSLIFTIPVFLTSMVFMYIPWLKAGLERKVFNMMSTGELLRWILSTPVQFVIGRKFYAGAYKAMCRGSPNMDVLIALGTNTAYFYSVYSVLRAATSANYMSTDFFETSSMLISFILLGKYLEILAKGKTSEAIAKLMDLAPETAILLIHDHEGNVVGEKEIDSRLIQKNDVIKVVPGGKVASDGFVIWGQSHVNESMITGESRPVAKRKGDTVIGGTVNENGVLHVRATFVGSESALAQIVRLVESAQMAKAPVQKFADQISRVFVPLVILFSLLTWLAWFVAGRLHSYPNSWLPPSMDSFQLALQFGISVMVIACPCALGLATPTAVMVATGVGASQGVLIKGGQALESAQKVDCIVFDKTGTLTIGKPVVVDTRLLKNTVLREFYDYAAAAEINSEHPLAKAIVEHAKKLHPEETHIWPEARNFISVTGHGVKAEVSDKSIIVGNKSFMLSSVIDIPSEALEILMEEEERARTGIIVAMDREVVGIISVSDPIKPNAHEVISYLKSMNVESIMVTGDNWGTANAISKEVGIEKIIAEAKPEQKAEMVKELQVSYCVPYFVTFLLLYLGDQLFAALKTKLLQLSGRTVAMVGDGINDSPALVSADVGLAIGAGTDVAIEAADIVLMKSNLEDVITAIDLSKKTFFRIRMNYVWALGYNVIGIPIAAGVLFPSTGFRLPPWVAGAAMAASSVSVVCWSLLLRYYKSPKIVSS
- the LOC120681627 gene encoding copper-transporting ATPase HMA5-like isoform X3; its protein translation is MEKNILLCRLHIKGMACKYCTSTVQFVLQASPGVQRASVALATEEAEIRYDRRIVSAGQLIQVVEETGFEAILVTTGEDRSRIDLKMDGVLDERSLMIVKSSVQALPGVENIKIDTKLHKVTISYKPEQTGPRDLIEVIKSATSGLVNASIYLEADGRDQHRYVEIKQYRQSFLWSLIFTIPVFLTSMVFMYIPWLKAGLERKVFNMMSTGELLRWILSTPVQFVIGRKFYAGAYKAMCRGSPNMDVLIALGTNTAYFYSVYSVLRAATSANYMSTDFFETSSMLISFILLGKYLEILAKGKTSEAIAKLMDLAPETAILLIHDHEGNVVGEKEIDSRLIQKNDVIKVVPGGKVASDGFVIWGQSHVNESMITGESRPVAKRKGDTVIGGTVNENGVLHVRATFVGSESALAQIVRLVESAQMAKAPVQKFADQISRVFVPLVILFSLLTWLAWFVAGRLHSYPNSWLPPSMDSFQLALQFGISVMVIACPCALGLATPTAVMVATGVGASQGVLIKGGQALESAQKVDCIVFDKTGTLTIGKPVVVDTRLLKNTVLREFYDYAAAAEINSEHPLAKAIVEHAKKLHPEETHIWPEARNFISVTGHGVKAEVSDKSIIVGNKSFMLSSVIDIPSEALEILMEEEERARTGIIVAMDREVVGIISVSDPIKPNAHEVISYLKSMNVESIMVTGDNWGTANAISKEVGIEKIIAEAKPEQKAEMVKELQLSGRTVAMVGDGINDSPALVSADVGLAIGAGTDVAIEAADIVLMKSNLEDVITAIDLSKKTFFRIRMNYVWALGYNVIGIPIAAGVLFPSTGFRLPPWVAGAAMAASSVSVVCWSLLLRYYKSPKIVSS